Proteins encoded in a region of the Streptomyces sp. NBC_00513 genome:
- a CDS encoding glycosyltransferase family 2 protein yields MTAQPRLSIGLPVYNGEEYLAQSLDALLGQTYEDFELVISDNASTDGTRDICRRYAARDSRIRYLGLPRNIGAAPNHNHVFTECRGELFKWASHDDLYARDLLRRCVETLDERPEVILAHSGQAVIDGDGKVKVPYEYGLATDSPHAPERFRSLLFEPGGDDFYGVMRADVLRRVKPHDSYHHADRTFVAEITLHGPFHQVPELLYFRRDHPTRAERANPSKRSRCVNLDPRRAGPLHPTPRLLAEYVWGFASAIRRAPLSPSDRRACRRHLAAWMTSRLRPGAGERVEDRAPVDASLLDVSVDALVAGREGRPA; encoded by the coding sequence ATGACCGCCCAACCCCGGCTGAGCATCGGCCTGCCCGTCTACAACGGCGAGGAGTACCTGGCGCAGTCGCTCGACGCCCTGCTCGGCCAGACCTACGAGGATTTCGAGCTGGTCATCTCCGACAACGCCTCGACCGACGGGACCCGGGACATCTGCCGCCGGTACGCCGCCCGGGACTCACGCATCCGCTACCTCGGGCTGCCCCGGAACATCGGTGCGGCGCCGAACCACAACCACGTGTTCACCGAGTGCCGCGGCGAACTGTTCAAGTGGGCCTCGCACGACGATCTGTACGCCCGGGACCTGCTGCGGCGCTGTGTGGAGACCCTGGACGAGCGGCCCGAGGTGATCCTCGCGCACAGCGGCCAGGCGGTCATCGACGGCGACGGCAAGGTGAAGGTCCCGTACGAGTACGGGCTCGCCACCGACTCCCCCCACGCGCCGGAGCGCTTCCGCAGTCTGCTGTTCGAACCCGGTGGCGACGACTTCTACGGGGTGATGCGGGCGGACGTGCTGCGCCGGGTGAAACCGCACGACAGCTACCACCACGCGGACCGCACGTTCGTCGCCGAGATCACCCTGCACGGGCCCTTCCACCAAGTGCCGGAGCTGCTGTACTTCCGCCGCGACCATCCCACCCGCGCCGAGCGGGCGAACCCGTCCAAGCGCTCCCGGTGCGTCAACCTGGACCCGCGTCGGGCGGGCCCGCTGCACCCGACGCCCCGGCTGCTCGCCGAGTACGTGTGGGGCTTCGCCTCCGCGATCCGGCGGGCGCCGTTGTCCCCGTCCGACCGGCGCGCGTGCCGGCGCCACCTGGCCGCGTGGATGACCAGCCGGCTCCGGCCGGGCGCCGGCGAGCGGGTCGAGGACCGTGCCCCGGTCGACGCGTCCCTCCTCGATGTCTCCGTCGACGCCCTCGTCGCCGGCCGAGAGGGGAGGCCGGCATGA
- a CDS encoding polysaccharide pyruvyl transferase family protein: MTSGDGTPLRVGVFGLLGSGNLGNDGSLEAVLGYLRAEHPGAVVDALCGGPEVVSARYGIPATRLHWYRGEYRTASRAGAVAGKGLGKLVDVLRTAAWVRRHDVVIVPGMGVLEATLPLRPWGFPYSLFLLCASGRLFDTRVALVGVGAAAIGDRPTRALVRWSARLAGYRSYRDSLSRDAMRAMGVDTSRDEVYPDLAFALPTPRAGAPEDPPGRVAVGVMAFHGGNDDRARAEEIHRRYLDGTIRFVRALVEDGRPVRLLTGDACDAPVVAAILDAVDSPLVTASEAASLADLMEEMAAADTVVATRYHNLICALKVGTPTLAVSYAAKSDALMARMGLEAYCHPAREVDADRLLEQFRELEKRTAELRRILTERNAVAVRQLDGQFTALTAAVFPTAAPTHALRETP; encoded by the coding sequence ATGACCTCCGGAGACGGAACTCCGTTGCGTGTCGGGGTGTTCGGTCTGCTCGGCTCCGGCAATCTCGGCAACGACGGGTCGCTCGAGGCCGTCCTCGGCTACCTCCGCGCCGAGCACCCGGGGGCGGTCGTGGACGCGCTGTGCGGCGGGCCCGAGGTGGTGTCGGCCCGGTACGGCATCCCGGCGACCCGGCTGCACTGGTATCGCGGGGAGTACCGGACCGCGTCGCGTGCGGGCGCGGTCGCGGGGAAGGGTCTGGGCAAACTCGTCGACGTCTTGCGCACCGCCGCCTGGGTGCGCCGGCACGACGTGGTGATCGTGCCGGGCATGGGCGTCCTGGAGGCCACGCTGCCGCTGCGGCCGTGGGGCTTCCCGTACTCGCTGTTCCTGCTCTGCGCGTCCGGCCGGCTGTTCGACACCCGGGTCGCGCTGGTCGGTGTCGGGGCCGCCGCGATCGGCGACCGGCCGACCCGAGCCCTCGTGCGCTGGTCGGCGCGGCTGGCCGGCTACCGGTCGTACCGGGACTCCCTGTCCCGCGACGCGATGCGGGCGATGGGCGTGGACACCTCGCGCGACGAGGTCTACCCGGACCTGGCGTTCGCCCTGCCGACGCCGCGGGCCGGCGCGCCCGAGGACCCGCCGGGCCGGGTAGCCGTGGGTGTCATGGCCTTCCACGGCGGCAACGACGACCGCGCCCGCGCCGAGGAGATCCACCGGCGCTACCTCGACGGGACGATCCGTTTCGTCCGCGCGCTGGTCGAGGACGGCAGGCCGGTCCGGCTGCTCACCGGCGACGCGTGCGACGCGCCGGTGGTCGCCGCGATCCTCGACGCGGTGGACTCGCCGCTGGTCACCGCTTCCGAGGCGGCCTCGCTGGCCGACCTGATGGAGGAGATGGCGGCTGCCGACACCGTGGTGGCGACCCGCTACCACAACCTGATCTGCGCGCTGAAGGTCGGCACGCCGACGCTCGCAGTCAGCTACGCGGCGAAGAGCGACGCCCTCATGGCTCGGATGGGCCTGGAGGCGTACTGCCACCCGGCGCGCGAGGTCGACGCCGACCGGCTGCTCGAACAGTTCCGGGAGCTGGAGAAGCGGACGGCGGAGCTGCGCCGGATCCTCACCGAGCGCAACGCGGTCGCCGTCCGGCAACTCGACGGGCAGTTCACCGCCCTGACCGCGGCCGTCTTCCCGACGGCCGCCCCCACCCACGCCCTGCGGGAGACTCCATGA
- a CDS encoding MFS transporter, which translates to MVSPAAAPQTRSGIRRIVAASLIGTTIEWYDFFLYGSAAALVFNKLFFPTADPLTGTLIAFVTYAIGFLARPLGGVVFGHFGDKVGRKKLLVLSLLLMGGATFAMGLLPTYATIGVGAPVLLTVLRLVQGFALGGEWGGAVLIVSEHGGDKHRGFWASWPQSGAPGGNLLATGVLALLASVQSEAAFLAWGWRVPFLLSGVLVIAGLWIRISVSESPVFLAAQAKAAAEARTSGEVARKAPVVEVFRRSWREVLTAIGTRFGENISYYVLTSFLLVYVTTHLGMSKGTALNAVLIGSAVHFVTIPAWGALSDRVGRRPVTMIGSVGMALWAFAFFALVDSRSFPVITVAVTVGLLLHGAMYGPQAAFISEMFDTRVRYSGASMGSQLASIVAGALAPIIAVELLKDHGSSLPVSVYLCAAAIVTTFTVAIAKETRGRDLTAPTPASAPAERRPPARAGQPSDIA; encoded by the coding sequence ATGGTCTCCCCCGCAGCGGCTCCGCAGACCCGGTCCGGCATCAGAAGGATCGTCGCGGCCAGCCTGATCGGCACCACCATCGAGTGGTACGACTTCTTCCTCTACGGAAGCGCCGCCGCCCTCGTCTTCAACAAGCTGTTCTTCCCCACCGCGGACCCGCTGACCGGAACGCTGATCGCGTTCGTCACCTACGCCATCGGTTTCCTCGCGCGTCCACTCGGCGGGGTCGTCTTCGGGCACTTCGGCGACAAGGTCGGGCGCAAGAAGCTGCTCGTGCTCAGCCTGCTCTTGATGGGCGGGGCCACCTTCGCCATGGGGCTGTTGCCCACGTACGCCACGATCGGGGTCGGGGCACCCGTTCTGCTCACGGTCCTGCGGCTCGTGCAGGGCTTCGCGTTGGGCGGCGAGTGGGGCGGTGCCGTGCTGATCGTCTCCGAGCACGGGGGCGACAAGCACCGCGGCTTCTGGGCGTCGTGGCCGCAGTCGGGTGCGCCCGGCGGGAACCTGCTGGCCACCGGGGTACTGGCGCTGCTCGCCTCCGTACAGTCCGAGGCGGCCTTCCTCGCCTGGGGTTGGCGCGTCCCGTTCCTCCTGTCGGGGGTGCTGGTGATCGCCGGCCTGTGGATCCGGATCTCGGTCTCCGAGTCGCCGGTCTTCCTCGCCGCGCAGGCGAAAGCGGCGGCCGAAGCCAGGACGTCCGGTGAGGTCGCGCGGAAGGCGCCCGTGGTCGAGGTGTTCCGCAGGAGTTGGCGTGAGGTGCTCACGGCGATCGGGACCCGGTTCGGCGAGAACATCTCGTACTACGTCCTGACCTCCTTCCTCCTCGTCTACGTGACCACTCACCTCGGGATGTCCAAGGGAACGGCGCTCAACGCCGTGCTGATCGGGTCCGCCGTCCACTTCGTCACCATCCCCGCCTGGGGCGCGCTGTCGGACCGGGTCGGGCGCCGGCCGGTCACGATGATCGGCTCGGTGGGAATGGCCCTGTGGGCGTTCGCCTTCTTCGCCCTGGTGGACTCCCGGTCGTTCCCGGTGATCACGGTGGCGGTGACGGTCGGCCTGTTGCTGCACGGCGCGATGTACGGTCCGCAGGCGGCGTTCATCTCGGAGATGTTCGACACCAGAGTCCGCTACTCCGGCGCCTCCATGGGCTCCCAACTCGCCTCGATCGTCGCGGGGGCACTGGCGCCGATCATCGCCGTCGAACTCCTCAAGGACCACGGCTCCTCACTGCCGGTCTCCGTGTACCTGTGCGCCGCCGCCATCGTCACCACCTTCACCGTGGCCATCGCCAAGGAGACCCGCGGTCGGGATCTCACGGCGCCCACCCCCGCTTCCGCACCGGCCGAGCGGCGCCCGCCCGCCCGCGCCGGACAGCCCTCCGACATCGCCTGA
- a CDS encoding SAM hydroxide adenosyltransferase → MSHLPVVALTDCADPNALARQSARIATLFGATPTVLPLGGPDPEGAAALTLLDLLRSTDLTGGPTRPVVVMVNIAPRDGHWPNGVPFCYFRHGQHLVISTVNHRVLAPLATYLGLEEVQVTDVREVLEAAAADWAELADAEVEEIVRTQFRSLWYVPLLARWLADGRPVPARALAVRPPAEQAVRVAVVDNFGNCKLDRPAVELPGYDGTDGLTVHSRRDGRGVRVRCYDRLPDVPLGEPGITVGSSGIGFAELVVRGGSAAELFGLRQGDQVFGLAG, encoded by the coding sequence ATGTCCCACTTGCCAGTCGTCGCCCTCACCGACTGCGCCGATCCCAACGCGCTGGCCCGTCAGTCCGCCCGGATCGCCACCCTCTTCGGCGCCACACCGACGGTCCTGCCGCTCGGCGGACCGGACCCGGAGGGCGCCGCCGCCCTCACCCTGCTCGACCTTCTGCGTTCCACGGACCTGACCGGCGGGCCGACCCGGCCGGTGGTCGTCATGGTCAACATCGCCCCGCGCGACGGGCACTGGCCCAACGGCGTGCCGTTCTGCTACTTCCGCCACGGGCAGCACCTGGTCATCAGCACGGTGAACCACCGCGTCCTCGCCCCGCTGGCGACCTACCTGGGCCTGGAGGAGGTCCAGGTCACCGACGTCCGTGAGGTGCTGGAGGCCGCTGCCGCCGACTGGGCCGAGCTGGCGGACGCCGAGGTCGAGGAGATCGTACGGACCCAGTTCCGAAGCCTCTGGTACGTACCGTTGCTGGCCCGCTGGCTGGCGGACGGCCGCCCCGTTCCCGCGCGGGCCCTGGCGGTGCGCCCGCCCGCCGAGCAGGCGGTGCGGGTCGCCGTCGTGGACAACTTCGGCAACTGCAAGTTGGACCGTCCCGCCGTCGAACTGCCCGGCTACGACGGTACGGACGGGCTGACCGTCCACAGTCGGCGCGACGGCCGCGGCGTCCGGGTGCGATGTTACGACCGGCTGCCCGACGTCCCGCTCGGCGAGCCCGGCATCACCGTCGGGAGCTCCGGGATCGGCTTCGCCGAGCTGGTCGTTCGCGGCGGCTCGGCAGCCGAACTCTTCGGTCTGCGCCAGGGCGACCAGGTGTTCGGTCTCGCCGGCTGA
- a CDS encoding ABC transporter substrate-binding protein — translation MFRTRITVAASTVAVLLTASACAPQPEGPAGAAGSAGPTCTTGSPSLHKSGQLTVATDSPAYAPWFDDNTPSNGKGFESAVAYAVAGKLGFSRDQVKWVVEPFAHSYAPGAKNFDFDINQISITPQRAKAVDFSTSYYTADQAILTLDNSGFAKATSLGELKDARIGVQVATTSYQAVLDQLKPSRRPSVFNTTNDEVNALKNGQIDAIVTDLPTVFYLAGSELDNAKIVGQFGYAGGTPEEFGLLLPKGSGYTPCVNQALSALKADGTLARLTSQWLSASANVPELKP, via the coding sequence ATGTTCCGCACCCGCATAACCGTCGCGGCTTCCACCGTCGCCGTCCTGCTGACGGCCTCCGCCTGCGCACCCCAGCCGGAGGGCCCTGCCGGCGCGGCCGGATCCGCCGGCCCCACCTGCACCACCGGCAGCCCGAGCCTCCACAAGAGCGGGCAGTTGACCGTCGCGACGGATTCCCCGGCCTACGCCCCCTGGTTCGACGACAACACCCCCTCCAACGGGAAGGGCTTCGAAAGCGCGGTGGCCTACGCGGTCGCCGGGAAACTCGGCTTCAGCCGGGACCAGGTGAAGTGGGTCGTCGAACCGTTCGCGCATTCCTACGCGCCCGGGGCGAAGAACTTCGACTTCGACATCAACCAGATCTCCATCACCCCGCAGCGCGCGAAGGCGGTGGACTTCTCCACCAGTTACTACACGGCCGACCAGGCCATCCTGACCCTGGACAACTCCGGCTTCGCGAAGGCCACTTCGCTGGGTGAACTGAAGGACGCCAGGATCGGCGTCCAGGTCGCCACCACCAGCTACCAGGCGGTACTGGACCAGCTCAAGCCCTCGCGCCGGCCGAGCGTCTTCAACACCACCAACGACGAGGTCAACGCACTGAAGAACGGCCAGATCGACGCGATCGTCACCGATCTGCCGACCGTGTTCTACCTCGCCGGCTCGGAGCTGGACAACGCCAAGATCGTCGGCCAGTTCGGCTACGCGGGCGGAACCCCCGAGGAGTTCGGCCTGCTCCTGCCCAAGGGCAGCGGGTACACCCCCTGCGTGAACCAGGCCCTGAGCGCCCTCAAGGCCGACGGCACGCTCGCCAGGCTCACGTCGCAGTGGCTGTCCGCCTCGGCGAACGTCCCCGAGCTGAAGCCGTAG
- a CDS encoding glutamate-1-semialdehyde 2,1-aminomutase, which yields MHTEDTEDTEVGAESDEFRLPRSRAANERLHSLIPGGAHTYAKGDDQYPENLAPVISHGRGAHVWDVDGNRYIEYGSGLRSVSLGHAHPRVIEAVRRELDRGSNFVRPSIVEVEAAERFLATVPTAEMVKFAKNGSDATTAAVRLARAATGRPRVALCGDHPFFSVDDWFIGTTPMSAGIPAATTELTVAFPYGDLAATEELLTRYQDEIACLILEPAGHTEPPPGYLAGLRELADRHGCVLVFDEMITGFRWSEAGAQGLYGVTPDLSTFGKALGNGFAVSALAGRRDLMERGGLRHSGDRVFLLSTTHGAETHALAAAMAVQATYVEEGVTARLHDLGERLAAGVREAAAAMGVGDHLVVKGRASNLVFATLDEDLRPSQRYRTLFLRRLLAGGVLAPSFVVSSALDDIDIDHTVDVVAQACAVYRKALDAADPGPWLGGRPVKPVFRRLA from the coding sequence GTGCACACCGAAGACACCGAGGACACCGAAGTCGGCGCGGAATCGGACGAGTTCCGTCTGCCCCGCTCGCGGGCGGCCAACGAACGGCTGCACTCCCTGATCCCGGGGGGCGCGCACACCTACGCCAAGGGCGACGACCAGTACCCCGAGAACCTGGCTCCGGTCATCAGCCACGGTCGCGGTGCCCACGTGTGGGACGTGGACGGCAACCGCTACATCGAGTACGGCTCCGGCCTGCGGTCGGTCAGCCTGGGCCACGCCCACCCCCGGGTGATCGAGGCGGTGCGGCGGGAACTCGACCGCGGCAGCAACTTCGTCCGACCCTCCATCGTCGAGGTCGAGGCGGCGGAACGCTTCCTGGCCACGGTGCCGACCGCCGAGATGGTGAAGTTCGCGAAGAACGGATCCGATGCCACCACCGCCGCGGTCCGTCTGGCCCGCGCCGCCACCGGGCGCCCCCGGGTCGCCCTCTGCGGCGACCATCCGTTCTTCTCCGTCGACGACTGGTTCATCGGCACCACACCGATGTCCGCCGGCATTCCGGCGGCGACCACCGAACTCACCGTGGCCTTCCCCTACGGGGACCTGGCCGCCACGGAGGAGCTGCTCACCCGGTACCAGGACGAGATCGCCTGCCTGATCCTCGAACCCGCCGGCCACACCGAGCCGCCGCCCGGGTACCTCGCCGGCCTGCGCGAACTGGCCGACCGGCACGGCTGCGTACTGGTCTTCGACGAGATGATCACGGGCTTCCGCTGGTCCGAGGCGGGCGCCCAGGGCCTGTACGGCGTCACCCCCGACCTCTCCACGTTCGGCAAGGCGCTGGGCAACGGATTCGCCGTCTCGGCGCTGGCCGGCCGCCGCGACCTGATGGAGCGGGGCGGACTGCGTCACTCCGGCGACCGGGTGTTCCTGCTGTCCACCACGCACGGTGCGGAGACGCACGCGCTGGCCGCCGCGATGGCCGTGCAGGCCACCTACGTCGAGGAGGGTGTCACCGCACGGTTGCACGACCTCGGCGAGCGGCTGGCCGCCGGTGTCCGCGAGGCCGCGGCGGCCATGGGCGTCGGCGATCACCTCGTCGTCAAGGGCCGTGCCAGCAACCTGGTCTTCGCCACCCTCGACGAGGACCTGCGGCCGTCGCAGCGGTATCGCACCCTGTTCCTGCGCCGGCTCCTCGCGGGCGGGGTGCTGGCCCCGTCGTTCGTGGTGAGCAGCGCGCTCGACGACATCGACATCGATCACACCGTCGACGTGGTGGCGCAGGCGTGTGCGGTGTATCGGAAGGCATTGGACGCCGCCGATCCCGGCCCCTGGCTGGGCGGACGACCGGTGAAGCCCGTGTTCCGCCGCCTCGCATGA
- a CDS encoding amino acid ABC transporter permease gives MKTAAQNRQAAPPNDTHRPSERERERERFRRSRKRRHTWIAALCTLLCLAVMAAAAVASPGWERVHSLFLDGAEFREAFPELLRAFWLNIQMFLIAEVLILVLGLLIALVRVTRAPGLAPLRLAATVYVDVFRGVPTLLLVFLVGFGLPALRLQGTPSEPWVLGVIALVLSYSAYVGEVLRAGLNSVHPAQRNAARALGLGERQTLRHVVLPQAVRNVLPPLLNDFIALQKDTALVAVLGPLEALRAAQIKADYDFNYTPYLGAALLFIAVTIPLTRFADRLQRRAAQRTWAETSR, from the coding sequence GTGAAGACGGCCGCTCAGAACCGGCAGGCCGCACCGCCGAACGACACCCACCGACCGAGCGAACGCGAGCGGGAGCGGGAGCGGTTCCGCCGCTCCCGCAAACGACGCCACACCTGGATCGCCGCCCTGTGCACCCTGCTCTGCCTGGCGGTGATGGCGGCGGCAGCGGTCGCCTCGCCGGGCTGGGAGCGCGTCCACAGCCTCTTCCTGGACGGCGCCGAGTTCCGGGAGGCGTTCCCCGAACTCCTGCGGGCCTTCTGGCTCAACATCCAGATGTTCCTGATCGCCGAAGTGCTGATCCTCGTCCTCGGACTGCTGATCGCCCTGGTACGCGTGACCCGCGCGCCCGGACTGGCGCCGCTGAGGCTGGCCGCGACCGTCTACGTCGACGTCTTTCGCGGCGTGCCGACCCTGCTCCTGGTCTTCCTCGTCGGATTCGGGCTGCCGGCTCTGAGGTTGCAGGGCACCCCCTCGGAGCCCTGGGTGCTCGGAGTGATCGCCCTGGTCCTCTCCTACAGCGCCTACGTCGGCGAAGTGCTGCGCGCCGGACTGAACTCCGTCCACCCCGCGCAACGCAACGCCGCGCGGGCCCTGGGGCTGGGCGAACGACAGACCCTGCGGCACGTGGTGCTGCCACAAGCGGTGCGCAACGTCCTTCCGCCCCTGCTCAACGACTTCATCGCGCTACAGAAGGACACCGCGCTGGTCGCCGTGCTCGGTCCGCTGGAAGCGCTGCGCGCCGCGCAGATCAAGGCGGACTACGACTTCAACTACACCCCGTACCTGGGAGCGGCTCTCTTGTTCATCGCGGTGACCATTCCGTTGACCCGCTTCGCCGACCGGCTCCAGCGCCGTGCGGCGCAGCGCACCTGGGCGGAGACGAGCCGATGA
- a CDS encoding amino acid ABC transporter ATP-binding protein, giving the protein MSLPLLRIRGVRKQYGSRLVLRSIDLDVAEHQVVCLIGGSGSGKSTLLRCVDLLDVVDDGTIHLGDSELTDPRLDPNVARRRIGIVFQAYNLFPHLSVLDNITLAPRQVHGVPRKRAEESARELLARLGLADKAHEHPDRLSGGQQQRAAIARALATEPELLLFDEITSALDPELVGEVLDVVADLKQRGLTILMATHEMGFARQVADQVCFLEDGVIVEQGTAEQVLTAPREQATQRFLTRVLDRSQ; this is encoded by the coding sequence ATGAGCCTTCCGCTGCTGCGCATCCGCGGCGTACGCAAGCAGTACGGATCGCGTCTCGTGCTGCGTTCGATCGACCTCGACGTCGCCGAGCACCAGGTCGTCTGCCTCATCGGCGGCTCGGGTTCGGGCAAGTCCACCCTGCTGCGCTGCGTGGACCTGTTGGACGTCGTCGACGACGGCACCATCCACCTGGGCGACAGCGAACTGACCGACCCCCGCCTGGATCCCAACGTCGCCCGCCGGCGGATCGGCATCGTCTTCCAGGCCTACAACCTGTTCCCGCACCTGAGCGTGCTGGACAACATCACGCTCGCGCCGCGCCAGGTCCACGGCGTCCCGCGCAAACGGGCCGAGGAGTCGGCCCGCGAGCTGCTGGCCCGGCTCGGACTCGCGGACAAGGCGCACGAACACCCCGACCGGCTGTCCGGCGGCCAACAACAGCGCGCCGCCATCGCCCGGGCACTGGCCACCGAGCCCGAGCTGCTCCTCTTCGACGAGATCACCTCGGCGCTCGACCCCGAGCTGGTGGGCGAGGTCCTCGACGTGGTCGCGGACCTCAAGCAGCGCGGCCTGACCATCCTCATGGCCACGCACGAGATGGGCTTCGCCCGACAGGTCGCGGACCAGGTCTGCTTCCTGGAGGACGGTGTGATCGTGGAACAGGGCACCGCGGAGCAAGTCCTCACCGCCCCGAGGGAGCAGGCCACACAACGCTTCCTCACCCGGGTACTCGACCGCTCGCAGTGA
- a CDS encoding DUF4232 domain-containing protein, with product MRVHKLTFTALAIVAGLSLTACQNGEDGAAQGSPSSASTASPAASTPPSSGGASSSGSSDQSGGKTSAGTGGNGKGTAAGTGSDNGKTNKCRTDDLEITAIDGTVGGDTEGTVAVQLKNRGGKDCTLSEYAGVDVKTASGSLSAKRTGEHPGATTLKKGAAVSFGVNYPLNTSGGSGVRITGLVVTPPDETKSVTLAWPGAATLPVTEGTGSPVKVGPIGSAGQGG from the coding sequence ATGCGCGTTCACAAGCTCACCTTCACCGCCCTGGCCATCGTCGCCGGTCTCTCGCTCACGGCGTGCCAGAACGGCGAAGACGGTGCGGCACAAGGCAGCCCGTCGTCCGCGTCCACCGCGTCACCGGCCGCGTCCACCCCGCCCTCCTCGGGCGGCGCTTCGAGCTCCGGCAGTTCGGACCAGAGCGGCGGCAAGACCTCTGCGGGGACAGGCGGCAACGGGAAGGGCACGGCGGCCGGGACCGGCTCCGACAACGGCAAGACCAACAAGTGCCGCACCGACGACCTGGAGATCACGGCGATCGACGGCACCGTCGGCGGCGACACCGAAGGTACCGTCGCCGTGCAGCTGAAGAACCGCGGCGGCAAGGACTGCACCCTCTCCGAGTACGCGGGCGTCGACGTGAAGACGGCCTCGGGTTCCCTGTCCGCGAAGCGCACCGGTGAGCACCCCGGCGCGACCACCCTCAAGAAGGGCGCTGCGGTCTCCTTCGGCGTCAACTACCCGCTCAACACCTCGGGCGGCTCCGGAGTCCGCATCACGGGACTGGTCGTGACCCCGCCGGACGAGACGAAGTCGGTCACCCTCGCCTGGCCGGGCGCCGCCACCCTGCCCGTCACGGAGGGCACCGGCTCCCCCGTCAAGGTCGGCCCGATCGGAAGCGCCGGCCAGGGCGGCTGA
- the rfbC gene encoding dTDP-4-dehydrorhamnose 3,5-epimerase: MKATEVPTIAGAYLFEPTPYADERGFFCRTFDADLVRSVGLDPGAFIQDSVSRSVRGVLRGLHLRSGAGEAKLVRCSYGKIFDVVVDLRPDSPTYRDRAFFELSGETQATLYIPAGCAHGFQALTDTADTSYRIDRAHDPAEDVTIAFDDPELAIPWPLPVVSMSRRDREAPSLAEVLKHQEG; encoded by the coding sequence ATGAAGGCGACCGAAGTCCCGACGATCGCGGGCGCGTACCTGTTCGAACCGACGCCGTACGCCGACGAGCGCGGCTTCTTCTGCCGTACCTTCGACGCCGACCTGGTCCGCTCGGTGGGCCTCGACCCGGGCGCCTTCATCCAGGACAGCGTGTCCCGCTCGGTCCGGGGGGTGCTGCGCGGCCTGCACCTGCGCTCCGGCGCGGGCGAGGCCAAGTTGGTGCGGTGCTCGTACGGGAAGATCTTCGACGTCGTCGTGGACCTGCGGCCCGATTCGCCCACCTACCGCGACCGGGCCTTCTTCGAGCTGTCCGGCGAGACGCAGGCGACCCTGTACATCCCGGCCGGGTGCGCGCACGGCTTCCAGGCGCTCACCGACACCGCCGACACCTCGTACCGGATCGACCGCGCGCACGATCCGGCCGAGGACGTGACGATCGCCTTCGACGACCCGGAGCTCGCCATCCCCTGGCCGCTGCCGGTCGTATCCATGTCCCGGCGGGACCGGGAGGCGCCGAGCCTCGCCGAGGTCCTCAAGCACCAGGAAGGTTGA
- a CDS encoding phosphatase PAP2 family protein yields MPGRPAPAVLPPSLRARIGLIAALAALVVVALGFLYAGHSEPGTVDAWIHSAVYGVRPPWSHVALATDFLGEPAGAAVVVAAVVTGCLLLRSPRTAVLVVTGAGVTVGTTTALKYLVGRTINGGYLSYPSGHTAFLTALALALALLATGRLGLGRTAGTLLVLAAALVAGAAMGWAQVALGAHYPTDVLGGWCTALALVPATAWLVDRTADRRAERTTNTVHQQPR; encoded by the coding sequence GTGCCCGGCCGACCGGCGCCCGCGGTGCTGCCCCCGTCGCTCCGCGCGCGGATCGGGCTGATCGCGGCCCTCGCCGCACTGGTGGTCGTCGCGCTCGGCTTCCTGTACGCCGGCCACAGCGAGCCCGGCACGGTGGACGCGTGGATCCACTCGGCGGTGTACGGGGTGCGACCGCCATGGAGCCACGTCGCTCTGGCCACGGACTTCCTGGGGGAGCCCGCCGGAGCTGCGGTGGTGGTCGCGGCCGTGGTCACGGGCTGCCTGCTGCTCCGCAGCCCGCGCACGGCGGTCCTCGTCGTCACCGGCGCCGGCGTGACCGTGGGCACGACGACGGCCCTCAAGTACCTGGTGGGAAGAACCATCAACGGCGGGTACCTGTCGTACCCGAGCGGGCACACCGCCTTCCTCACCGCCCTCGCCCTCGCGTTGGCGCTGCTCGCGACCGGCCGCCTCGGCCTCGGCCGGACGGCCGGCACGCTCCTGGTGCTCGCTGCGGCGCTGGTCGCCGGCGCCGCCATGGGCTGGGCGCAGGTCGCCCTGGGAGCGCACTACCCGACCGACGTCCTCGGCGGTTGGTGCACCGCGCTGGCGCTGGTACCGGCGACGGCGTGGCTGGTCGACCGGACGGCTGACCGAAGGGCCGAGCGGACAACCAACACCGTTCACCAACAGCCACGCTGA